A DNA window from Phragmites australis chromosome 11, lpPhrAust1.1, whole genome shotgun sequence contains the following coding sequences:
- the LOC133885195 gene encoding endoglucanase 15-like codes for MARNGAHVVAALLGLLALASMVRMACGDGGHDYGMALKKSILYFEAQRSGVLPPNQRVTWRESSGLFDGKANGVDLVGGYYDAGDNVKFGLPMAFTVTMMSWGILEYGKQMAAAGELRNAMDAVKWGTDYFIKAHPEPDVLYGEVGDGDTDHSCWQRPEDMTTSRQAFRVDPQNPGSDLASETAAAMAAASLVFRNTYPGYANLLLEHSKQLFEFADKYRGKYDASITVARNYYGSFSGYGDELLWAAAWLYEATEDKYYLDYLANNGDALGGTGWSINQFGWDVKYPGVQVLAAKFLLQGRAGEHAATLQRYRQNAEFFVCSCVGKGTANVPRTPGGMMYHQQWNNLQFVTSASFLLTVYADYATVSGKGAVGCPAGATRPFEILAFVRSQVNYILGDNPRGTSYMVGYGGNFPRQVHHRGASIVSVRTDPSFVSCQEGYSSWYPRQAGNPNVLEGAIVGGPDEYDDFADERNNYEQTEAATYNSAPLLGVLARLVGACGGLEEYQSLPEVATNQTSLPPSHHHRHASSPIEIEQNVTRTWAMRRATYYRYSVTVTNRSRKTVRELHLGVSELRGRLWGLDKARYGYVPPRWLPELRAGRSFKFVYVQPAPPANVWVTGNKLV; via the exons ATGGCCAGGAACGGTGCTCACGTAGTGGCTGCGCTCCTTGGCCTCCTGGCACTTGCATCAATGGTGAGGATGGCTTGTGGAGATGGCGGCCATGACTACGGCATGGCACTGAAGAAGAGCATCCTCTACTTTGAGGCGCAGCGGTCCGGCGTGCTCCCGCCTAACCAGAGGGTCACCTGGAGAGAAAGCTCTGGGCTCTTCGATGGAAAGGCCAATGGA GTGGACCTTGTGGGAGGGTACTACGACGCGGGAGACAACGTGAAGTTCGGTCTGCCCATGGCGTTCACGGTGACCATGATGTCCTGGGGCATCCTTGAGTACGGCAAGCAgatggcggcggccggcgagctGCGCAACGCCATGGACGCCGTCAAGTGGGGCACGGACTACTTCATCAAAGCCCACCCGGAGCCCGACGTGCTGTACGGCGAGGTGGGCGACGGCGACACGGACCACAGCTGCTGGCAGCGGCCCGAGGATATGACCACCAGCCGCCAGGCGTTCCGCGTCGACCCGCAGAATCCCGGGTCCGACCTCGCCAGCGAAACCGCCGCGGCGATGGCCGCGGCGTCACTCGTGTTCCGCAACACCTATCCGGGATATGCAAACCTACTCCTTGAACATTCTAAACAG CTGTTCGAGTTCGCCGACAAGTACCGTGGAAAGTACGACGCCAGCATCACCGTCGCTCGGAACTACTACGGATCCTTCAGCGGATACGGA GATGAGCTTCTGTGGGCGGCGGCATGGCTGTACGAGGCGACGGAGGACAAGTACTACCTCGACTACCTGGCCAACAACGGAGACGCTCTGGGCGGCACGGGCTGGTCCATCAACCAGTTCGGCTGGGACGTCAAGTACCCCGGCGTGCAGGTCCTGGCAGCCAAG TTCCTTCTTCAGGGCCGAGCCGGCGAGCACGCGGCGACGCTGCAGCGGTATCGGCAGAACGCGGAGTTCTTCGTGTGCTCGTGCGTCGGCAAGGGCACGGCCAACGTGCCGCGGACCCCCGGCGGGATGATGTACCACCAGCAGTGGAACAACCTCCAGTTCGTGACCAGCGCGTCGTTCCTGCTGACGGTGTACGCCGACTACGCCACGGTGTCAGGTAAGGGCGCCGTGGGGTGCCCCGCCGGCGCCACGCGGCCGTTCGAGATCCTCGCCTTCGTCCGGTCCCAGGTGAACTACATCCTCGGCGACAACCCGCGGGGGACGAGCTACATGGTCGGCTACGGCGGCAACTTCCCGCGGCAGGTGCACCACCGCGGCGCCTCCATCGTGTCGGTCAGGACGGATCCGTCCTTCGTCAGCTGCCAGGAAGGCTACTCGAGCTGGTACCCGCGGCAGGCCGGCAACCCCAACGTCCTGGAGGGCGCCATCGTCGGCGGTCCCGACGAGTACGACGACTTCGCCGACGAGAGGAACAACTACGAGCAGACGGAGGCCGCCACCTACAACAGCGCGCCGCTGCTCGGCGTCCTCGCCCGCCTCGTCGGCGCCTGCGGCGGTCTGGAAGAATACCAGTCCCTTCCGGAGGTGGCCACGAACCAGACATCACTACCACCATCTCATCATCACCGTCACGCGTCGTCTCCGATCGAGATCGAGCAGAACGTGACGAGGACGTGGGCGATGAGGCGCGCGACGTATTACAGGTACTCTGTCACGGTGACCAACAGGTCGAGGAAGACGGTCCGGGAGCTCCACCTCGGCGTCTCGGAGCTCCGCGGCCGGCTGTGGGGCCTCGACAAGGCGCGGTACGGGTACGTGCCCCCGAGGTGGCTGCCGGAGCTGCGCGCTGGCAGGAGCTTCAAGTTCGTCTACGTCCAGCCGGCGCCGCCGGCCAATGTGTGGGTCACCGGCAACAAGCTGGTCTGA